From Weissella diestrammenae, a single genomic window includes:
- a CDS encoding AbiH family protein yields the protein MTAEKHELIVLGNGFDLRADLKSTYRDFINSLLIDENDLSHVSKQFTEIVRLYRTREHSQQQFNSAQTARAEQERKVNSYMKNGQDVQYNYRLALDHFIKSEDSAEAKLQSDADILTETIESFFKLVNDIIWNSETITPLKNIWILFMILQNENLSWFDFENKMGDLLIRNLSEVQIDKLKKGDPNLLRANKGLAFAISLIINRSPSIGDYPDFLIGLIAILEQRDDFSVSSGEVDKINEFLISELLVFEKMFSRYIAKISEESDYLEKSEGLLLQLITDFCIDDQVTIRTNILNFNYTLDESIKTKFNLDQIDAVRNIHGSVSKDENKSKIGRVIFGIGNDEIQSDSLEVAFTKSFRIMNSASIEKSLHSNILTDDISVVKFYGHSLGDTDFGYFYQIFDKIDIWNSDVKLIFYYSTYGDKTKEVREIEENHRITHLLQSYVSAKQDERFSKRIIERLILDNRLLIREIK from the coding sequence ATGACAGCTGAAAAACATGAATTGATAGTTTTGGGAAATGGGTTTGACTTACGTGCTGACTTAAAGTCGACATATAGGGACTTTATAAATAGTTTGTTAATAGATGAAAATGACTTATCTCATGTATCTAAGCAATTTACTGAAATCGTCAGATTATATCGCACAAGGGAGCATTCGCAACAACAATTTAATTCAGCACAAACTGCAAGAGCTGAGCAAGAACGAAAAGTGAATTCGTATATGAAAAATGGGCAAGATGTTCAGTATAACTATCGTCTTGCTCTTGATCATTTTATTAAATCTGAAGATTCGGCTGAAGCAAAGCTTCAATCTGATGCTGATATTTTGACAGAGACAATAGAATCTTTTTTCAAATTGGTAAATGATATTATTTGGAATTCAGAAACAATAACACCATTAAAAAATATATGGATATTGTTTATGATTCTTCAAAATGAAAATTTGTCATGGTTTGATTTTGAGAACAAAATGGGTGATTTGCTCATTAGAAATCTTTCTGAGGTTCAAATTGATAAGTTAAAAAAGGGAGACCCTAATTTACTTAGGGCTAATAAAGGACTAGCTTTTGCAATCAGTTTAATAATTAATCGTTCACCTAGTATTGGAGATTATCCAGACTTTCTAATTGGGTTAATAGCCATTCTTGAACAAAGAGATGACTTTTCAGTGTCTTCAGGTGAAGTTGACAAGATAAATGAGTTTCTTATTTCTGAGTTATTGGTGTTTGAAAAGATGTTTTCAAGGTATATAGCTAAAATTTCTGAAGAAAGTGATTACTTAGAAAAATCAGAAGGGTTATTACTGCAACTAATTACTGATTTTTGTATTGATGATCAGGTGACTATACGTACAAATATCTTGAATTTTAATTACACTCTAGATGAATCGATTAAGACTAAGTTTAATTTGGATCAAATTGATGCTGTTAGAAATATTCACGGTAGTGTTTCAAAAGATGAAAATAAATCTAAAATTGGTAGAGTTATCTTTGGAATTGGTAATGATGAAATTCAATCAGATAGTTTAGAGGTTGCCTTTACAAAATCATTTAGAATAATGAATTCGGCATCGATTGAAAAATCGCTACATTCTAACATTTTGACCGATGATATTTCTGTGGTTAAGTTTTATGGTCATTCTTTGGGTGATACCGATTTTGGATATTTCTATCAAATTTTCGATAAGATTGATATTTGGAATTCGGATGTTAAGCTTATTTTTTATTATTCAACTTATGGTGATAAAACAAAAGAAGTGCGAGAAATTGAAGAAAATCATAGAATAACACATCTGTTGCAGAGTTATGTTTCTGCAAAACAAGATGAAAGATTCAGTAAACGTATTATTGAACGATTAATTTTAGATAATCGTTTGTTAATTAGAGAAATTAAGTAG
- a CDS encoding cell division protein FtsK produces the protein MYRKIKYGDQYFARTLFIRSLLFISFSLLLINTFMLFLLLSMRINLSIVMVSIVMLIEFAVVLSFASHFLQRLYTEYPKTHDNWLSHYIATVEVQQILSKLVSSKGAYETNSDDKGEYITYYPKIKFKLLHATGQLVVEEPIDAEKSMDFFASGQYDKLIETSLLADLQNTASSKGKIVSTFAFDPIKFRLQLADLAPKKGTLNVMRGIDWKYDKFYNMLIAGNVGTGKSYTLFSILGQLLVVTKFVTVFDPKKSDLASLKYTKALEGKVFSDNTEINEQVHVFYEEMMQRAEKMENIKKSGKLGAYMDFNFAPHFMFFDEFGAWRERNDALKFGSPEYDGYQTAMSNLLEIAMLGRELGFYIIVGMQRPSADSLPMAIRNQLNFKMVMGVPTPEISKMLFPDNQKDLRALSQDLKGWGFLQSGNDQVRSFFAPEMPKGFNLHEWIEMMNSQRKDKK, from the coding sequence ATGTATAGAAAAATTAAATATGGTGATCAGTATTTTGCAAGGACATTGTTTATTCGATCCTTGCTTTTTATTTCGTTTAGTTTGTTGCTGATTAATACGTTTATGTTGTTTTTGTTGTTAAGTATGCGCATTAATCTAAGTATTGTTATGGTGTCAATTGTGATGTTGATTGAGTTTGCGGTTGTTTTATCGTTTGCATCTCACTTTCTGCAAAGGTTATATACTGAATATCCTAAAACGCACGATAATTGGTTGTCTCATTATATTGCAACGGTTGAAGTACAGCAGATTTTATCGAAGTTAGTGTCATCGAAAGGTGCATATGAGACTAATAGTGATGACAAGGGAGAATACATTACGTATTATCCAAAGATTAAATTCAAATTGCTACACGCAACTGGTCAATTGGTGGTAGAAGAACCAATCGATGCTGAGAAATCAATGGACTTTTTTGCTAGTGGGCAGTATGACAAGTTGATTGAGACGTCGTTATTAGCCGATTTACAAAATACGGCATCATCAAAAGGGAAAATCGTGAGTACGTTTGCATTCGATCCAATAAAATTTAGACTGCAGTTAGCTGACCTGGCACCGAAAAAAGGGACGTTAAATGTGATGCGTGGTATCGATTGGAAATACGATAAATTCTACAATATGTTGATTGCTGGAAATGTTGGTACTGGTAAGTCTTATACGTTATTCTCAATTTTAGGGCAGTTGCTAGTGGTTACGAAGTTTGTGACTGTGTTTGACCCGAAAAAGTCAGACTTAGCCAGTTTGAAGTATACGAAAGCACTTGAGGGTAAAGTATTTAGTGATAATACAGAAATTAATGAGCAAGTGCATGTTTTTTATGAAGAGATGATGCAACGTGCGGAGAAAATGGAAAACATCAAAAAGAGTGGAAAATTAGGTGCTTATATGGACTTTAATTTTGCACCACATTTTATGTTTTTTGATGAATTTGGTGCATGGCGTGAACGTAACGATGCATTGAAGTTTGGTAGTCCGGAGTATGACGGTTATCAGACAGCAATGTCTAACTTATTAGAGATTGCGATGCTTGGTCGTGAACTTGGTTTCTATATTATCGTGGGCATGCAACGTCCTTCTGCTGATAGTTTGCCTATGGCAATACGTAACCAGTTAAACTTTAAAATGGTTATGGGTGTACCAACACCAGAAATTAGTAAGATGTTGTTTCCTGATAATCAAAAAGATTTGCGGGCATTGTCTCAAGATTTGAAAGGTTGGGGCTTTCTGCAGTCAGGTAATGACCAGGTACGATCATTTTTTGCACCAGAGATGCCGAAAGGCTTTAATTTGCATGAGTGGATAGAAATGATGAACAGTCAAAGAAAGGATAAGAAATAG
- a CDS encoding antirestriction protein ArdA — protein MELEVRVFVAPAIFPANGLWFDLPLNENTIRTRLQNTGKLFGLSWNEPIIISDYEAPFAVDAYASIRELNILIDTLRAIKSSDVFFDAMVSGDLKAAGVDLSVFDYKQYFRTLN, from the coding sequence ATGGAACTAGAAGTGCGTGTATTTGTAGCACCTGCTATTTTCCCGGCCAATGGTCTTTGGTTTGATTTACCGTTGAATGAAAATACGATACGTACGAGATTGCAGAATACTGGTAAGTTATTTGGGCTGTCCTGGAACGAACCAATAATTATCAGTGACTATGAAGCACCGTTTGCAGTTGATGCTTATGCATCGATTAGAGAATTGAATATATTAATTGACACGTTGAGAGCAATAAAAAGTTCTGACGTGTTTTTTGATGCCATGGTATCTGGTGACTTGAAAGCTGCAGGTGTTGATTTAAGTGTTTTTGATTATAAACAGTACTTTCGTACGTTAAATTAA
- a CDS encoding antirestriction protein ArdA: protein MTVEVKIFVGAMLQPANGKWFTLPTPVRTIEAELERIGAIGGTSHNEEYMITDYEAPFKIDAHTSINLLNQVADELSRTEVADDVIKLLFSSHFSDIQKFNNDEVSGLEIIQADNQSDLAYEVLESIGGVGELPADKIESYFDYDAYGRDLLMSGDYSDLGKGVYIGNN from the coding sequence ATGACAGTAGAAGTAAAAATTTTTGTTGGTGCAATGTTGCAGCCTGCTAATGGTAAGTGGTTTACACTACCAACGCCAGTGAGAACAATTGAAGCTGAATTAGAGCGCATCGGGGCGATTGGTGGTACAAGTCACAATGAAGAGTACATGATTACAGATTATGAAGCACCGTTTAAAATCGATGCACATACGTCGATTAATCTTTTAAATCAAGTAGCTGATGAATTATCTCGGACTGAAGTAGCTGATGATGTGATCAAACTTCTTTTTTCTAGCCATTTTTCAGATATTCAAAAGTTTAATAATGATGAAGTATCTGGTTTGGAAATAATTCAAGCGGATAACCAGTCAGATTTGGCTTATGAAGTATTAGAAAGTATTGGCGGTGTTGGTGAATTGCCTGCTGACAAGATAGAAAGTTATTTTGATTATGACGCTTATGGTCGTGATTTGTTGATGTCTGGTGATTATTCTGATCTAGGTAAAGGTGTTTATATTGGGAATAATTAG
- a CDS encoding thioester domain-containing protein yields MTTISNKQMRKLKRYMTVATMAVSLSGGFVMPIVASANSVAPTTVSALLASRALNNDHNGLGQIYYPNGSSIGVYAATGDDQANISNGVTTPNTVISYGNVSKSAVMFGNGQFVYCLQNHKGNPAGTPGTSWDSNLSDYANETMTVVMALGYPNTSLSSGNNSAIRDYMSTQYAIWAAEQDGQIKTDNGSMASLNSLSDGAGVIQRANDLYNRALDIMSKGGISYLTRDTHDEEKAKAESQLTADLTAAASAKTDELNKTVDSDLDNQTQTETKSMTKYMQDVSDKALNTVQSTYTKLGQDVLADKVNMLLGANHKPIATLNSSQYMFMDKSDNSRAFTFKPIATMPSLNLGNDDASTLIPNKTTKLDTKKNYAGEMNTSATGKVISSTAGAGLNELGDKVNTIAIKLDHQLPTGSYVMQGDQKINEQNNGTFIIKNDAEFEIHIPGNASSDTEKLSYTIVGNTALTLADFKASAKTDLSGTEEIKASAKDTVDSTISFPYHTDAEVGVVSVGKSPNPANQDTGVFVMNMNAVDKTDEVSGNVPVEVNKTKNVDADYSDKKDLNIQVDATAVRKADAQSKFSWGLN; encoded by the coding sequence ATGACTACAATTTCAAATAAACAAATGCGTAAGCTAAAGCGGTATATGACGGTTGCTACAATGGCGGTATCATTATCGGGTGGTTTTGTTATGCCGATTGTTGCAAGTGCTAATTCTGTGGCACCGACTACAGTATCTGCCTTGTTGGCAAGTCGTGCCTTAAACAATGATCACAATGGATTAGGACAAATTTACTATCCAAATGGTAGTTCTATTGGTGTGTACGCTGCCACTGGCGATGATCAGGCAAATATTTCTAATGGTGTAACAACACCAAATACAGTAATCAGTTACGGTAACGTAAGTAAAAGTGCTGTGATGTTTGGTAATGGACAATTTGTATATTGTTTGCAGAATCACAAAGGAAACCCTGCAGGAACACCTGGAACGTCGTGGGACTCTAATTTATCAGATTATGCTAATGAGACAATGACGGTAGTCATGGCATTAGGATATCCAAATACGTCATTATCGAGTGGCAATAACTCGGCTATTCGTGATTATATGTCGACGCAATATGCGATTTGGGCTGCTGAACAAGATGGGCAAATCAAAACTGACAATGGTTCTATGGCAAGTTTGAACTCATTGTCTGATGGAGCGGGTGTAATTCAACGTGCAAACGATTTATATAATCGAGCACTAGATATTATGTCAAAGGGTGGAATTTCATATTTAACTCGTGATACTCATGATGAAGAAAAAGCAAAGGCAGAAAGTCAATTAACTGCTGATTTAACGGCAGCTGCATCAGCTAAAACAGATGAATTAAATAAGACAGTCGATTCAGATTTGGATAATCAAACCCAAACAGAAACAAAGAGTATGACAAAATACATGCAAGATGTATCAGATAAAGCGCTGAACACTGTGCAATCAACTTACACTAAACTAGGTCAGGACGTGTTGGCTGATAAGGTGAACATGCTTTTGGGTGCTAATCATAAGCCGATTGCAACACTAAACAGTTCTCAATACATGTTCATGGACAAAAGCGACAATTCACGTGCGTTTACATTTAAGCCGATTGCGACTATGCCGTCACTTAATTTGGGAAATGATGATGCAAGTACGTTGATTCCAAATAAGACAACGAAGTTGGATACAAAGAAAAATTATGCTGGTGAGATGAACACTAGTGCAACTGGAAAGGTAATCTCATCAACTGCTGGAGCTGGTTTGAATGAATTAGGCGACAAGGTCAATACGATAGCTATTAAATTGGATCATCAGTTACCAACGGGATCATATGTGATGCAAGGAGACCAGAAGATTAATGAACAAAATAACGGGACGTTCATTATCAAAAATGATGCAGAATTTGAGATTCATATTCCAGGCAATGCGTCATCAGATACGGAAAAGTTAAGTTACACGATTGTGGGTAATACGGCATTAACTTTGGCTGATTTTAAGGCGTCAGCAAAGACTGACTTGTCTGGTACTGAAGAGATTAAGGCATCTGCAAAGGATACTGTTGATTCGACAATTAGTTTCCCATACCACACCGATGCTGAAGTTGGTGTTGTCAGTGTGGGAAAGTCACCAAATCCCGCTAATCAGGATACGGGAGTGTTTGTCATGAATATGAATGCGGTTGATAAGACTGATGAAGTATCAGGCAATGTGCCAGTTGAAGTGAATAAGACTAAGAATGTTGATGCAGATTATTCAGACAAGAAAGACTTGAATATTCAGGTCGACGCTACTGCTGTACGTAAAGCAGATGCTCAAAGTAAGTTTTCATGGGGGCTGAATTAG
- a CDS encoding replication initiation factor domain-containing protein, producing the protein MLTVYIDSFLLISFFLIIIAIYNLVFIYISDDYFAFIIMEVVGIIALLVYRWLIGGQKVIDVNGEFKLADAVFLGTVQHSLRFSLQPTIRVGLMQNDEMVETYEIEIDISKIEALPNIGSKIDIVSIKGNELIGYTGEFLDSDAHYPVSDFIAQFEALSKMKDVGLYQIMKRSDDMDDIAYAEFTGDSLKLLREKYKLTQKDVAAAIDMSVGNIRAIEQENKVIKQKNIDKLIAAYPKFKDLITLQFDWVAFNFPDMNGEDVIKNVLNLKRDLFINRATSQNFYTREYAYGGEKSIYVQDFAPDLDNDNFQKPGATLFLTGMGCRLFEKAMIEQGIDWRGFFNRMYAYKGHATRVDLAINDMDELVDAVQEKKFWSKKKVYNIHGSSDGGWTIDFGKSPFVVRIYDKQKEQAAKGNFTNISTRVELELHGDKATQIIEEWLGSDNLVGSAFDILYTYVVFLNENVDESQMKGFRVREEYIDTLKPNASWALFTALGQKMKFITQPRAQSIERIENWLRNYVCPSLKIVQQTGGWNSLLESINEAELSLEQQELVQATNTKQMSESAVDIRTIQIPGMKELLNM; encoded by the coding sequence ATGTTGACTGTCTATATTGATAGTTTTTTACTAATATCATTTTTTCTTATAATAATTGCAATTTATAATCTAGTATTTATTTATATTTCAGATGATTATTTTGCTTTCATTATTATGGAGGTGGTTGGTATTATTGCTTTGCTCGTATATCGCTGGTTGATTGGGGGTCAGAAAGTGATTGATGTTAATGGTGAGTTTAAATTAGCTGATGCAGTATTCTTGGGAACAGTGCAGCATAGTTTGAGATTTAGTTTGCAACCAACGATCAGAGTTGGTTTGATGCAAAATGATGAAATGGTCGAGACGTATGAGATTGAAATTGATATATCAAAAATCGAAGCACTACCAAATATAGGTTCAAAGATTGATATTGTCTCAATTAAAGGTAATGAATTGATTGGTTATACTGGTGAATTCCTTGATAGTGATGCTCATTATCCTGTGAGTGATTTTATTGCACAATTTGAAGCGCTATCAAAGATGAAAGATGTTGGTTTATACCAAATAATGAAAAGGAGTGATGATATGGACGATATTGCATATGCTGAATTTACAGGAGATAGCTTAAAGTTATTGCGGGAAAAGTATAAATTGACACAGAAAGATGTTGCTGCAGCAATTGATATGTCTGTGGGTAATATTCGTGCGATTGAGCAAGAAAATAAAGTGATCAAGCAGAAAAATATTGATAAGTTGATTGCCGCATATCCAAAGTTTAAGGACTTAATTACTCTGCAGTTTGACTGGGTAGCATTTAATTTCCCTGATATGAATGGAGAAGATGTGATAAAAAACGTGTTGAATTTGAAGCGTGACTTGTTCATCAATCGTGCCACGTCACAAAACTTCTATACACGTGAATACGCCTACGGTGGTGAGAAAAGCATATATGTACAAGACTTCGCACCTGATTTAGATAATGATAACTTCCAGAAGCCAGGTGCAACGTTGTTCCTAACTGGTATGGGTTGTCGTCTGTTTGAAAAAGCTATGATTGAGCAAGGCATCGATTGGCGTGGGTTCTTTAATCGTATGTATGCTTATAAAGGACATGCTACACGTGTCGATTTGGCTATTAATGATATGGACGAACTTGTCGATGCGGTACAAGAAAAGAAATTCTGGTCAAAAAAGAAAGTCTACAATATTCATGGATCAAGTGACGGTGGTTGGACTATTGATTTTGGCAAGTCACCATTTGTCGTGCGCATATATGATAAACAAAAAGAACAGGCAGCCAAAGGAAATTTTACTAATATATCAACACGTGTTGAACTTGAATTACATGGGGATAAGGCGACACAAATAATTGAAGAATGGCTTGGAAGTGACAATTTAGTTGGTTCTGCATTCGATATTTTGTATACTTATGTGGTGTTTTTGAATGAAAATGTAGATGAGAGTCAAATGAAAGGCTTTCGTGTTCGAGAAGAGTATATTGATACATTAAAACCCAATGCATCATGGGCACTGTTTACAGCCCTTGGTCAGAAGATGAAATTTATTACGCAACCACGTGCACAAAGCATTGAGCGTATTGAGAATTGGCTTAGAAATTATGTATGTCCGTCTCTGAAAATTGTTCAACAGACGGGCGGTTGGAACTCGTTGCTGGAGTCCATTAATGAAGCTGAACTATCACTTGAACAACAAGAGTTGGTGCAAGCAACAAATACTAAACAAATGTCAGAGTCTGCAGTAGATATTCGTACTATTCAAATTCCAGGTATGAAAGAGCTGCTGAATATGTAA
- a CDS encoding IS30 family transposase: MKSDDERKIIKTRRPKLNQSERLLIEHMWNVDQFSQSEIARRMNRDQGIISRELQKGNTVDFGQFSRKELLNLPIHARIKYSAFRAEYISKKRSFRYGQNTKLTPELQELIEHWINVEKWTPEQIAGNVPDVEVSASTIRQWARRGQIHINVGTRRNGSKVDKERDKTLREKQQELARLRQKLVESGDLVKHSIFDRPKTIEKRTQFGHWEIDLVLPAKTKDEVQFDNTAIMTFVERKSRFYTLIKIENKRADSVIKGFDLFYKRYGSMCRSITADNGIEFVSWTFLEHVQRELGVKIYYATPSSPHERGSNERKNRELRKYLPKGNTFRNINQPKLDALSDKINMKPMLQALNGKVPADVFEIEYTKLARNRRAYAKRKQKKSSE; this comes from the coding sequence ATGAAAAGTGATGATGAACGTAAAATTATTAAAACAAGACGACCTAAACTTAATCAAAGTGAACGTTTGTTGATTGAACACATGTGGAATGTTGATCAGTTTTCTCAATCAGAGATAGCACGACGTATGAACCGTGACCAGGGTATTATCTCTCGAGAGCTACAGAAAGGAAATACTGTAGATTTTGGTCAATTTAGTCGAAAAGAACTATTAAACCTACCAATACATGCACGTATTAAGTATTCTGCATTTAGAGCTGAATATATTAGTAAGAAACGATCATTCAGATATGGACAGAATACAAAATTGACACCAGAATTGCAGGAGTTAATCGAGCATTGGATAAACGTTGAAAAATGGACGCCTGAGCAAATCGCTGGAAACGTACCAGATGTTGAAGTATCCGCATCTACCATTAGACAATGGGCACGACGTGGGCAGATACATATTAATGTAGGTACACGGAGAAATGGTAGTAAGGTAGATAAGGAACGTGATAAAACGTTAAGAGAAAAACAGCAAGAGTTGGCCCGATTAAGGCAGAAATTGGTTGAATCAGGTGATTTGGTAAAGCATTCGATATTCGATAGACCAAAAACGATTGAGAAACGCACACAATTTGGTCACTGGGAAATCGATTTGGTATTGCCAGCTAAGACAAAAGATGAAGTTCAGTTCGATAATACGGCAATTATGACGTTTGTTGAGAGAAAATCACGATTTTATACACTTATTAAAATTGAAAATAAACGTGCAGATAGTGTCATCAAAGGCTTTGACTTGTTCTACAAAAGATACGGTAGCATGTGTCGATCGATCACTGCAGATAATGGTATTGAATTTGTGTCCTGGACTTTCCTGGAACATGTGCAACGTGAGTTAGGTGTCAAAATCTATTATGCAACGCCCAGTTCACCGCATGAGCGGGGGAGTAATGAACGAAAAAATCGTGAATTGCGTAAGTACCTGCCTAAAGGTAATACGTTTAGAAATATTAACCAGCCAAAATTAGATGCGTTATCAGATAAGATTAATATGAAGCCGATGCTACAAGCATTAAACGGTAAAGTACCTGCAGATGTATTTGAAATAGAATACACTAAACTCGCACGTAATCGACGTGCATATGCGAAAAGAAAACAGAAAAAGTCATCAGAATAA
- a CDS encoding MarR family winged helix-turn-helix transcriptional regulator, with the protein MSQILREIGDIARGLDSISNLEFLQLDLTRGQYLYLVRIAVHPGIIQEELAEMLLIDRTTTARAVQRLAERGMIEKRKRADNQKINCLYLTQRGKERYQVVFNEHVYSEQSSTSGLTATEIRQLERLLKRVTANVQSDWRDVKNGRIRPY; encoded by the coding sequence ATGAGTCAAATTTTGCGTGAGATTGGTGACATCGCGCGTGGTTTAGATTCAATTAGTAATTTAGAATTTTTACAATTGGATTTGACGAGGGGACAATATTTATATCTGGTACGAATAGCTGTACATCCAGGTATTATCCAAGAAGAGTTAGCCGAAATGTTATTGATTGATCGGACGACAACGGCTCGCGCAGTTCAGCGATTAGCTGAGCGGGGAATGATTGAAAAACGTAAGCGGGCAGATAATCAAAAAATTAATTGCCTCTATCTCACTCAGCGTGGTAAAGAACGCTACCAGGTTGTTTTCAATGAACACGTCTATTCAGAGCAATCAAGTACCTCTGGTTTAACAGCGACAGAAATTAGACAGTTAGAACGATTGTTAAAACGTGTTACTGCAAATGTACAATCGGATTGGCGAGATGTAAAAAATGGTCGGATTCGGCCGTATTAA
- a CDS encoding GNAT family N-acetyltransferase, which yields MFEIRIVTENDVEQLQAISVETFSDTFGAQNQPDDLAEYLANAYSQQQLRLELAQVDSWFYFLWVDAELAGYLKLNINQAQSEQATKNSLEIERIYLRKAYQKRGLGKVLLEYAQQEAKNQSKSVIWLGVWEHNDNARAFYQKMGFVAFDQHEFVLGQDVQRDILMQRQL from the coding sequence ATGTTTGAGATTAGAATAGTCACTGAAAATGATGTTGAACAATTACAGGCTATCAGTGTTGAAACCTTTAGTGACACATTTGGTGCACAAAATCAGCCGGATGATTTGGCAGAATATTTAGCTAATGCTTACAGTCAACAACAATTGCGTTTGGAACTTGCTCAGGTAGATTCGTGGTTTTATTTTTTATGGGTCGATGCTGAATTAGCAGGCTATTTGAAACTAAATATTAATCAGGCACAATCAGAGCAAGCAACTAAAAACAGCTTAGAGATTGAGCGTATTTATCTGCGCAAAGCATATCAAAAACGGGGCTTAGGCAAAGTGCTATTAGAATATGCACAGCAAGAAGCAAAAAATCAATCAAAGTCCGTGATTTGGTTGGGGGTTTGGGAGCATAATGATAATGCACGAGCCTTCTATCAAAAAATGGGATTTGTCGCTTTTGATCAACATGAATTTGTTTTGGGTCAAGACGTGCAACGTGACATTTTGATGCAAAGGCAATTGTAG
- a CDS encoding DUF1905 domain-containing protein, whose protein sequence is MMNNKTYTFLATIQSATVGKGGAYMAFPYDIREKFGKGRLKVQVMFDGISYQGSIVNMGVKNPDGSICYIIGILKSIRQALNKKVGDQVCVTVVPIT, encoded by the coding sequence ATGATGAATAATAAAACCTATACTTTTCTGGCCACGATTCAAAGCGCAACGGTGGGAAAAGGTGGGGCATATATGGCTTTTCCGTATGATATTAGGGAAAAATTTGGTAAGGGAAGGCTCAAAGTCCAAGTAATGTTTGATGGTATCAGTTATCAAGGTAGTATCGTTAACATGGGCGTTAAAAATCCTGATGGGTCAATTTGCTATATTATTGGTATATTAAAGTCGATTCGACAGGCATTAAACAAAAAAGTGGGCGATCAAGTATGCGTAACGGTTGTGCCAATTACTTAA
- the rpmF gene encoding 50S ribosomal protein L32, producing MAVPTHKTSKAKKRSRRGGRGGIQTPAIHMNENGVYVRNHHVAADGTYNGKQVVEAK from the coding sequence ATGGCAGTTCCTACACATAAGACTTCTAAAGCTAAGAAGCGTTCACGTCGTGGTGGTCGTGGTGGTATTCAAACACCTGCAATCCACATGAACGAAAATGGTGTTTATGTTCGTAATCATCATGTTGCGGCTGACGGTACTTACAATGGTAAGCAAGTCGTAGAAGCAAAGTAA